The sequence below is a genomic window from Acidobacteriota bacterium.
CACCGCCGAGGTGGTGATGGAGAATTGCTTCGTCCCCGACGAGAACTTGCTGGGCGAGCGCGGCGAGGGCTTCATTCAGGCGCTGCAGATCCTCGACGGCGGCCGGATTTCCATCGCCGCCCTGGGGCTGGGCACTGCCATCGGCGCCTTCGAGACCGCCCGGGACTATGCCAAGGAGCGCCAGCAATTCGGCAAGCCCATCGCCGACTTCCAAGCGGTGCGCTTCCACTTGGCGGACATGGCCAACCGCATCGCCGCCGCCGAGATCATGACCTACGCCGCCGCCGAGGCCATGGACCACGGCCGTCCCGTGAGCCAGCTGGCCTCCGAGGCCAAGCTCCTCACCGGTGAGGTGGCGGTCTTCTGCTCCGAGCGCGGTGTCCAGATCCACGGAGGCTACGGCTTCGTGAAGGACTATCGGGCGGAGAAGTACTACCGCGACGCCAAGATCTGCACCATTGGCGAGGGCACCAGCGAGATCCAGCGCCTGGTCATCGCCCGCAACCTGCTCAAGGATTGAGGCAGCCCCATGATCGAAGGCATCGACCACCTGGGTATCGCCGTGCGCTCCATCGACGAGGCGCGCAAGATCTATGAGCAGATGGGTCTCGAGGTGGAGGCCATCGAAGAGGTGCCCCGGGAGGGTGTGCGGGTGGCCATCATCCCCTGCGGCGCCAGCCGCATCGAGCTCCTCGAACCCACCACCGACGATTCCCCCATCGCCAAATTCCTCGCCAAGCGAGGCCCGGGGCTGCACCACCTTTGCCTGGCCACCGACGACGTCGCCGGGGAAGGGGAGTCGCTGCAGCAGAACGGCTTCCGCCTGCTGCGGGAGCAGGCGACCCCCGGCGCCGACGGTTGCCTGGTGAACTTCATCCACCCCAAGAGCGCCGACGGCGTGCTGGTGGAGATCTCCGAGAAGGTCGAGGGCTGATTGCCTTCCAGGCTGCCGTGATCGAGCCCGGCTCCATCGTCATCGTCCACCTCATCAACCCCTCGGAGAAACTCTGGGGCGTGATGCAGGATCTCGCCGTCCACGGCGTCACTCTGCGCGCCCTGGGGGTGGAGAGCTTCGAGGACTGGATGGCCCAGGCGGTGCGCCGCACGGACCAAACCCTGGGCCTGGCGACGGTCTTCGTGCCGCTCTTTCGGGTGGAGAAGATCTATCTCGACGAAGCGGTGGGCGAGGTGGAGAGCTACCAGCAGCGCTTCCTGCGCCGGGTGGGAGTCTCGGTGCAGGAGTACGTGGGGCTGGAGGAGAGCCTCGACGAGCTGTCGGAGGCGGACGGGGGCGTGCTGCCGTCGTGAGCCAGCCCACCAACCCCTCGCTCCCACGCTCCAGCGTGGGAGCTCTTGGGAGACGCTCTAGCGTCGGGGGAGGGGGGCGATGGCCTGTCGTCCACGCCCCGCGGGAGGATCTACCCGCCCCGCTGGAGCGGGGCCTGGGTGTCAGGGCCTAGCTGAATGTCATCGGTTCCCACGCTGGAGCGTGGGAACAAGAAAATTCTGTCTGCTGGATCGCGGTCCCTCACTCAAACTGCACATACCGCACGAAGAAGTCCGTCACCTCGGTCTGCTTCGAGATCAGCTCCTGCGCCATGGCGGGGGTGATGCGCATGCGGCCGGCGTTCTCGCCGGAGGGGGTGGCCATGGCGAGCTCCAGGCTCTGGAGGCCGACGTCCGGGCGTTCGCCGATGTCTTGGAGCGCCTTGGCGCCGACGGCGATGGCGCGGAAGACGGAGGACTCGGAGGCGGTGCTCACCTGCACCAGGGCGCTGCCGTCGGCGGAGCCGCGGAAGACCGCCACCTCGTCGAGGCCGCGGCTGCGGAAGTATTGACGCAGCTCGCCGGCCAGCTCGGCGCGCATGGGAGAAGGCTCCGCGCCGGGCTCGTCGGTGACCCGGTTGGGGGCGGTGCGGGCCGTGGTCTCGCCCCCGGAGTCGGTGATTACGCCGTCTCGTTGGGCGCCGGTCTCGCCGCGCAGCCCGGCGTTGCGGGATTTGATCAGGTCCGAGAGACTGTTGGGACCCTGGGGCGGCGGCGCGGTGGGTTTCTCGACCGCTTTGCCGTCCTCGAAGATGATCGCGCTACCGTAATTGCCGTCGCTGTTGGCCTTTTCAGTACGCGGCACATCGATTCGATCCAGATCGTAGGAAGCCTGGGTGCCGTTTTGCAGCAGCAGGATTGCCTGCCCGTCCACCACCTCATACTTCTTCTGAGTGATGATGCGGGAGCCGTCCTTGAGATAGATCGTGTAGGCGAAGGCCGGGGCGGTGACGAGCCAGGCGAGTAAGAACCAGAGGGTGATCCGCACCGTGCGCATGGAAGGACTCCTTTCGGCGGCGGTCGTCGGGGACCGCGGGATTGAACGAGGCACCGGCCGGCTCAGCAGCTCGCAGCAGCCAAAAGCTCGCAGCAGCTAGAAGCTCGAAGCAGCCAGGGCTCTGCTATCATAACGTGCTGAGCGTCCTTGGAAAACCGAGCGGCAACGTCCGCCGCCAAGGGACTGAAGATACCGCTCGGCAGCTTCGGAATTGCCATCGGGAGCGCCGGCGAAGAAAGGTAGAAAAATCATGCTCATCGTGATGAAGATGGATGCGACCCCGAAGCAGGTCGAGGAGGTGGTAGATGCCATCGAGGACCGTGGTCTCAAGGCGCATCCCATACCCGGAGCTCAGCGTACCGCCATCGGAATCACCGGTAACCTGGGGGCCCTCGAATCCGGCCAGTTCACCGAGATGCGCGGTGTCCTGGAAGTGATCCGCGTCAGCCATCCGTACAAGCTCGTGTCACGGGAATTCAAGCAGGAACCCACCGAATTCAAGGTCGGCGACGTTGCCGTCGGCGGCTCCAATTTCGTGGTCATCGCCGGGCCGTGCTCGGTGGAGAGCTATGAGCAGACCCTGACCATCGCCCGCCGGGTGCAGGCCGCCGGCGCTCAGCTGTTGCGCGGCGGTGCCTACAAGCCGCGCACCAGCCCCTACAGCTTCCAGGGCCTGGGGGTCGAGGGCTTGGAGATCCTCGCCCGGGTGCGCGAGGAGACCGGTCTGCCGGTGGTCACCGAGGCTACCGACATCGACGTCCTGGACGCGGTGGCGGAGCACAGCGACATGATTCAAATCGGCGCCCGCAACATGCAGAACTTCACCCTCCTGCGCCGCGCCGGCCGCACCGGCTTGCCGATCCTCTTGAAGCGCGGCATGGCTGCCACCATCACCGAGTTCCTGCTGGCGGCGGAGTACATCCTCGACCAGGGCAACCCCAACGTGCTGCTCTGCGAACGCGGGGTGCGCACTTTCGCCGACCACACGCGCAACACCCTCGACCTTTCCTCCATCCCGGCG
It includes:
- the mce gene encoding methylmalonyl-CoA epimerase, whose amino-acid sequence is MIEGIDHLGIAVRSIDEARKIYEQMGLEVEAIEEVPREGVRVAIIPCGASRIELLEPTTDDSPIAKFLAKRGPGLHHLCLATDDVAGEGESLQQNGFRLLREQATPGADGCLVNFIHPKSADGVLVEISEKVEG
- the aroF gene encoding 3-deoxy-7-phosphoheptulonate synthase produces the protein MLIVMKMDATPKQVEEVVDAIEDRGLKAHPIPGAQRTAIGITGNLGALESGQFTEMRGVLEVIRVSHPYKLVSREFKQEPTEFKVGDVAVGGSNFVVIAGPCSVESYEQTLTIARRVQAAGAQLLRGGAYKPRTSPYSFQGLGVEGLEILARVREETGLPVVTEATDIDVLDAVAEHSDMIQIGARNMQNFTLLRRAGRTGLPILLKRGMAATITEFLLAAEYILDQGNPNVLLCERGVRTFADHTRNTLDLSSIPAVQNISHLPIIADPSHGTGVRRKVLPLARASVAVGADGLMVEVHNEPEKAMSDGKQALLPDQFDQLMIEVRRLAEVMNRRLPVYAGG